A single region of the Streptomyces virginiae genome encodes:
- the rdgB gene encoding RdgB/HAM1 family non-canonical purine NTP pyrophosphatase — translation MTSTPSRLILATRNAGKVSELRAILSDAGLPHELVGADAYPEIPDVKETGVTFAENALLKAHALARATGLPAVADDSGLCVDVLHGAPGIFSARWAGTHGDDKANLDLLLAQLGDIADENRGAHFACAAALALPDGTERVVEGRLLGTLRHTPSGTGGFGYDPILQPQGDTRTCAELTPAEKNAISHRGQAFRALVPFVRALLG, via the coding sequence ATGACCTCGACGCCCAGCCGCCTCATCCTGGCCACCCGCAACGCGGGCAAAGTCTCCGAACTCCGCGCGATCCTGTCCGACGCCGGCCTGCCGCACGAGCTGGTCGGCGCGGACGCGTACCCCGAGATCCCGGACGTCAAGGAAACCGGCGTCACCTTCGCCGAGAACGCCCTCCTCAAGGCCCACGCCCTGGCCCGCGCCACCGGCCTCCCGGCGGTCGCCGACGACTCCGGCCTCTGCGTGGACGTCCTGCACGGCGCCCCCGGCATCTTCTCGGCCCGCTGGGCCGGCACCCACGGCGACGACAAGGCCAACCTCGACCTGCTGCTGGCCCAGCTCGGCGACATCGCCGACGAGAACCGCGGGGCCCACTTCGCGTGCGCGGCGGCCCTGGCCCTGCCGGACGGCACCGAACGCGTCGTCGAGGGCCGCCTCCTGGGCACCCTGCGCCACACCCCGTCCGGCACGGGCGGCTTCGGCTACGACCCGATCCTCCAGCCGCAGGGCGACACCCGCACATGCGCGGAACTGACCCCGGCGGAGAAGAACGCCATCTCCCACCGCGGCCAGGCCTTCCGCGCCCTGGTCCCCTTCGTCCGAGCCCTCCTGGGCTGA
- the rph gene encoding ribonuclease PH, whose amino-acid sequence MSRIDGRTPEQLRPVTIERGWSKHAEGSVLVSFGDTKVFCTASFTEGVPRWRKGSGEGWVTSEYSMLPRSTNTRGDRESVRGKIGGRTHEISRLIGRSLRAVIDYKALGENTIVLDCDVLQADGGTRTAAITGAYVALADAVAWGQKKKFVKAGRKPLTGTVAAVSVGIVDGVPLLDLCYEEDVRAETDMNVVCTGDGRFVEVQGTAEGEPFDRKELNALLDLAAGGCADLEAIQRGALEL is encoded by the coding sequence ATGTCTCGCATCGACGGCCGTACGCCCGAACAGCTCCGCCCGGTCACCATCGAACGCGGATGGAGCAAGCACGCCGAGGGCTCCGTCCTCGTCTCCTTCGGAGACACCAAGGTCTTCTGCACCGCCTCCTTCACCGAAGGCGTCCCGCGCTGGCGCAAGGGCAGCGGCGAAGGCTGGGTCACCTCCGAATACTCGATGCTGCCCCGCTCCACCAACACCCGCGGCGACCGCGAATCCGTCCGCGGCAAGATCGGCGGCCGCACCCACGAGATCTCCCGCCTGATCGGTCGCTCCCTGCGCGCCGTCATCGACTACAAGGCCCTCGGCGAGAACACCATCGTCCTGGACTGCGACGTCCTCCAGGCCGACGGCGGCACCCGCACCGCCGCCATCACCGGCGCCTACGTCGCCCTCGCCGACGCCGTCGCCTGGGGCCAGAAGAAGAAGTTCGTCAAGGCCGGCCGCAAGCCCCTCACCGGCACCGTCGCCGCCGTCAGCGTCGGCATCGTCGACGGCGTCCCGCTCCTCGACCTCTGCTACGAGGAGGACGTCCGCGCCGAGACCGACATGAACGTCGTCTGCACCGGCGACGGCCGCTTCGTCGAGGTCCAGGGCACCGCCGAAGGCGAGCCCTTCGACCGCAAGGAACTCAACGCCCTCCTCGACCTCGCCGCCGGCGGCTGCGCCGACCTCGAAGCCATCCAGCGGGGCGCGCTCGAACTGTAG
- a CDS encoding PTS transporter subunit EIIC, which yields MSVSSSKAAAQPNWRNNLFQGLQKMGRSLQLPIAVLPAAGILLRLGQPDVFGADGLQWTDVAKVMAGAGGALLDPDLGLPLLFCIGVAIGMAKKADGSTALAATAGFLVYRGVLHSFQKACPEGTKDIGGGCLGPNDTFVAYTYQNPGVFGGIIMGLLAAYFWQRYHRVKLVDWLGFFNGRRLVPIVMSFVAIAFAALCLWVWPPVGDALESFSDWLRGLGAWGGGIFGVANRALLVIGLHQFLNVPVWFQFGSYTAPDGKTYHGDINMFLHGDPTAGLFLTGFFPIMMFALPAAALAITHCAKPQRRKEVGGLMLSVALTSFVTGITEPLEYSFLFVAPMLYAVHAVLTGVSMAVSWGLGVKDGFSFSAGLIDYVINWNLATKPWLIVPIGLCFALVYYVVFRFAITKFDLATPGRESDEEIAAMESETTKA from the coding sequence ATGAGCGTGAGCAGCTCCAAAGCAGCGGCACAGCCGAATTGGCGGAACAACCTGTTCCAGGGGCTGCAGAAGATGGGGCGCAGCCTGCAGCTCCCGATCGCGGTGCTGCCGGCGGCGGGAATCCTGCTGCGGCTCGGGCAGCCGGACGTGTTCGGCGCGGACGGCTTGCAGTGGACGGACGTCGCGAAGGTGATGGCGGGTGCGGGTGGGGCGCTGCTCGACCCGGATCTCGGTCTGCCGTTGCTCTTCTGCATCGGGGTCGCCATCGGCATGGCGAAGAAGGCGGACGGTTCGACGGCCCTCGCGGCCACGGCGGGGTTCCTCGTCTACCGGGGGGTGTTGCACTCGTTCCAGAAGGCCTGCCCGGAGGGGACCAAGGACATCGGGGGTGGCTGCCTGGGCCCGAACGACACCTTCGTGGCGTACACGTACCAGAATCCCGGGGTCTTCGGCGGCATCATCATGGGGCTGCTGGCGGCCTATTTCTGGCAGCGGTACCACCGGGTGAAGTTGGTGGACTGGCTGGGCTTCTTCAACGGTCGGCGGTTGGTCCCGATCGTCATGTCTTTCGTCGCGATCGCGTTCGCGGCGCTCTGCCTGTGGGTCTGGCCGCCGGTCGGTGACGCGCTGGAGAGTTTCTCCGACTGGTTGCGGGGGCTCGGCGCCTGGGGTGGCGGCATCTTCGGCGTCGCGAACCGCGCGCTGCTGGTGATCGGCCTGCACCAGTTCCTGAACGTGCCGGTCTGGTTCCAGTTCGGGTCGTACACGGCGCCGGACGGGAAGACGTACCACGGTGACATCAACATGTTCCTGCACGGCGATCCGACCGCGGGCCTGTTCCTGACCGGTTTCTTCCCGATCATGATGTTCGCGCTGCCGGCGGCGGCGCTGGCGATCACGCACTGCGCGAAGCCTCAGCGGCGCAAGGAGGTCGGCGGTCTGATGCTGTCGGTGGCTCTGACCTCGTTCGTCACCGGGATCACGGAGCCGTTGGAGTACTCCTTCCTGTTCGTGGCGCCCATGTTGTACGCGGTGCACGCGGTGCTGACGGGTGTGTCCATGGCGGTGTCGTGGGGGTTGGGCGTCAAGGACGGTTTCAGCTTCTCGGCGGGCCTGATCGACTACGTCATCAACTGGAACCTGGCGACGAAGCCCTGGCTGATCGTTCCGATCGGTCTGTGTTTCGCGCTCGTCTATTACGTGGTGTTCCGCTTCGCGATCACGAAGTTCGATCTGGCGACGCCGGGTCGGGAGTCGGACGAGGAGATCGCGGCGATGGAGTCGGAGACGACCAAGGCCTGA
- a CDS encoding PTS transporter subunit EIIC, with product MSTATDAAAPPAKKRGSGLIQGLQKVGRSLQLPIAVLPAAGILLRLGQPDVFGADGLGWGKVATVFATAGDAVFSNLPLLFCIGVAIGFAKKADGSTALAALVGFLVYKNVLTAFPVTEAVINTTENKGVDVAATYNNPGVLGGIIMGLLAAVLWQRYHRTKLVDWLGFFNGRRLVPIIMAFVGVIAGVFFGLVWEPIGEVISNFGEWMTGLGAAGAGIFGVINRALIPIGMHQFVNTVAWFQIGDFTNAAGEVVHGDLNRFFAGDPEAGLFMTGFFPIMMFGLPAAALAIAHTARPERRKAVTGMMVSLALTSFVTGVTEPIEFSFMFIAPVLYAIHAVLTALSMAITWALGVHAGFTFSAGLIDLGLGWSKATNPWMIIPIGLVFGAIYYFGFRFAIVKFNLPTPGRESDEELAEMAKADAK from the coding sequence ATGAGTACGGCTACTGACGCCGCTGCGCCGCCCGCCAAGAAGCGGGGATCCGGCCTGATCCAGGGTCTGCAGAAGGTCGGCCGCAGCCTCCAGCTGCCCATCGCCGTCCTGCCCGCCGCCGGCATCCTGCTGCGTCTCGGTCAGCCCGACGTCTTCGGCGCGGACGGTCTCGGCTGGGGCAAGGTCGCCACGGTGTTCGCCACCGCCGGTGACGCGGTCTTCAGCAACCTGCCGCTGCTGTTCTGCATCGGTGTCGCCATCGGCTTCGCCAAGAAGGCGGACGGCTCCACGGCGCTCGCCGCACTCGTCGGGTTCCTGGTCTACAAGAACGTCCTCACCGCCTTCCCGGTGACCGAGGCCGTCATCAACACCACCGAGAACAAGGGTGTCGACGTCGCCGCGACGTACAACAACCCCGGTGTCCTCGGCGGCATCATCATGGGTCTGCTCGCCGCGGTCCTGTGGCAGCGCTACCACCGCACCAAGCTCGTGGACTGGCTCGGCTTCTTCAACGGCCGCCGCCTCGTCCCGATCATCATGGCCTTCGTCGGCGTCATCGCCGGTGTGTTCTTCGGCCTGGTGTGGGAGCCGATCGGCGAGGTCATCTCCAACTTCGGTGAGTGGATGACCGGGCTGGGCGCCGCGGGCGCCGGCATCTTCGGTGTCATCAACCGCGCGCTGATCCCGATCGGCATGCACCAGTTCGTCAACACCGTCGCCTGGTTCCAGATCGGTGACTTCACCAACGCCGCCGGCGAGGTCGTCCACGGTGACCTGAACCGCTTCTTCGCCGGTGACCCGGAGGCCGGTCTGTTCATGACGGGCTTCTTCCCGATCATGATGTTCGGCCTCCCGGCCGCCGCCCTGGCCATCGCCCACACCGCTCGCCCGGAGCGCCGCAAGGCCGTCACCGGCATGATGGTCTCGCTCGCCCTCACCTCGTTCGTCACGGGTGTCACCGAGCCCATCGAGTTCTCGTTCATGTTCATCGCGCCGGTGCTCTACGCGATCCACGCCGTCCTGACCGCCCTCTCCATGGCGATCACCTGGGCGCTCGGGGTCCACGCGGGCTTCACCTTCTCCGCGGGTCTGATCGACCTCGGCCTCGGGTGGAGCAAGGCGACCAACCCATGGATGATCATTCCGATCGGTCTGGTCTTCGGAGCGATCTACTACTTCGGGTTCCGCTTCGCGATCGTCAAGTTCAACCTCCCGACGCCGGGCCGCGAGTCCGACGAGGAGCTGGCCGAGATGGCCAAGGCCGACGCCAAGTAG
- a CDS encoding MBL fold metallo-hydrolase, which yields MKLTVVGCSGSFPSAESACSSYLVEADGFRLLLDMGNGALGELQRHIGLYDLDAIFLSHLHADHCIDMCAYFVARYYRHEGGRCGTIPVYGPEGTERRLTTAYDDVPDERSMSEVFDFRTLKSGTFEIGPLQVRTERVSHPVEAYGIRVEHDGRSITYSGDTGTCPELGLLADGTDLFLCESSFTHGKEDIPGLHLNGREAGEYAAGGRVGRLVLTHIPPWTDPEQNLADARAVYDGPVDLAHSGAVYEV from the coding sequence ATGAAGCTCACCGTCGTCGGCTGTTCGGGGTCGTTCCCGTCCGCGGAATCGGCCTGTTCGAGCTACCTCGTCGAGGCCGACGGCTTCCGGCTGCTCCTCGACATGGGCAACGGCGCCCTCGGCGAGCTGCAGCGCCACATCGGCCTCTACGACCTCGACGCGATCTTCCTGAGCCACCTGCACGCCGACCACTGCATCGACATGTGCGCGTACTTCGTCGCCCGCTACTACCGGCACGAGGGCGGCCGCTGCGGCACCATCCCCGTCTACGGGCCCGAGGGCACCGAGCGCCGGCTGACCACCGCCTACGACGACGTCCCCGACGAGCGCTCGATGAGCGAGGTCTTCGACTTCCGCACGCTGAAGTCCGGGACCTTCGAGATCGGCCCGCTGCAGGTCCGCACCGAGCGGGTCTCCCACCCGGTCGAGGCGTACGGCATCCGCGTCGAGCACGACGGCCGCTCGATCACGTACTCCGGGGACACCGGCACCTGCCCCGAGCTGGGCCTGCTCGCCGACGGCACCGACCTCTTCCTGTGCGAGTCCTCCTTCACGCACGGCAAGGAGGACATCCCGGGTCTGCACCTGAACGGCCGTGAGGCGGGCGAGTACGCGGCCGGCGGTCGCGTGGGCCGGCTCGTCCTCACCCACATCCCGCCGTGGACCGACCCCGAGCAGAACCTCGCCGACGCGCGCGCGGTCTACGACGGCCCGGTCGACCTGGCGCACTCGGGCGCGGTCTACGAGGTCTGA
- a CDS encoding DUF488 domain-containing protein — MKREPVIRLRRVYDPPEPGADGVRILVDRLWPRGLAKAVAGVDEWPKAVTPSTELRKWFHDGGSAQEFRERYEAELAEPGAVAELDRLRGLIGGGPVTLLTAVKDPGSSHAAVLAELLSD, encoded by the coding sequence GTGAAGCGGGAACCGGTGATCCGTCTGCGGCGGGTGTACGACCCGCCGGAGCCGGGGGCGGACGGGGTACGGATCCTCGTGGACCGGCTCTGGCCGCGGGGCCTGGCGAAGGCGGTGGCCGGGGTGGACGAGTGGCCGAAGGCGGTGACGCCGTCGACGGAGCTGCGGAAGTGGTTCCACGACGGGGGGTCGGCGCAGGAGTTCCGGGAGCGGTACGAGGCGGAGCTGGCCGAGCCGGGGGCGGTGGCGGAGCTGGATCGCCTCCGCGGGTTGATCGGGGGCGGGCCGGTGACGCTCCTGACCGCGGTCAAGGACCCGGGCTCCAGCCACGCGGCCGTGCTCGCGGAGCTGCTGTCCGACTAG
- a CDS encoding PLP-dependent cysteine synthase family protein, producing MRYDSPLAAVGNTPLVRLPRLSPSDDVRIWAKLEDRNPTGSIKDRPALHMVEQAEKDGRLQPGCTILEPTSGNTGISLAMAAKLKGYRIVCVMPENTSQERRDLLAMWGAEIISSPAAGGSNTAVRVAKELAAEHPDWVMLYQYGNPDNAGAHYATTGPEILTDLPSITHFVAGLGTTGTLMGVGRYLREHVPGIKIVAAEPRYDDLVYGLRNLDEGFVPELYDASVLTTRFSVGSADAVTRTRELLQQEGIFAGVSTGAALHAAIGVGRKAVAAGESADIVFVVADGGWKYLSTGVYTAATTEEAIEVLQGQLWA from the coding sequence ATGCGCTACGACTCCCCGCTGGCCGCGGTCGGCAACACGCCGCTCGTCCGGCTGCCCCGGCTGTCGCCCTCGGACGACGTCCGCATCTGGGCGAAGCTGGAGGACCGCAACCCGACCGGCTCGATCAAGGACCGCCCCGCGCTCCACATGGTCGAGCAGGCCGAGAAGGACGGCCGGCTCCAGCCCGGCTGCACCATCCTGGAGCCCACCTCGGGCAACACCGGCATCTCGCTGGCGATGGCGGCCAAGCTCAAGGGCTACCGCATCGTGTGCGTGATGCCGGAGAACACCAGCCAGGAGCGGCGTGACCTGCTGGCCATGTGGGGAGCCGAGATCATCTCGTCGCCGGCCGCCGGCGGCTCGAACACCGCGGTCCGGGTGGCCAAGGAACTGGCCGCGGAGCACCCGGACTGGGTGATGCTCTACCAGTACGGCAACCCGGACAACGCGGGCGCGCACTACGCCACCACGGGCCCGGAGATCCTCACGGACCTCCCCTCCATCACCCACTTCGTGGCGGGCCTCGGCACCACCGGCACCCTCATGGGCGTCGGCCGCTACCTGCGCGAACACGTCCCCGGCATCAAGATCGTCGCCGCCGAGCCGCGCTACGACGACCTCGTCTACGGACTGCGCAACCTGGACGAGGGCTTCGTCCCGGAGCTCTACGACGCCTCCGTGCTCACCACCCGCTTCTCGGTGGGCTCGGCGGACGCGGTGACGCGGACACGGGAGCTGCTGCAGCAGGAGGGGATCTTCGCCGGCGTCTCCACCGGAGCCGCCCTGCACGCGGCGATCGGCGTCGGCCGCAAGGCGGTGGCCGCGGGCGAATCGGCGGACATCGTCTTCGTCGTGGCCGACGGCGGCTGGAAGTACCTCTCGACGGGCGTCTACACGGCCGCGACCACCGAGGAAGCCATCGAGGTCCTCCAGGGCCAACTCTGGGCTTAG